The DNA window tattaatcttccaaacagaattGTTTATCATCtttaatttgatgtcccccatgccaacaatattcagtggttcaccatctgcgagataaactttcccacagtttcagccacataattctccattaattctttatgggtagtggtgtggaaagacactctcgagtccaaaacccatgaatctatcgggctatcaatcGATAGAAGCAACACATTAGTGACAATTTTTATAACtgcgttggctgcatcatttttttcatcaccatttctcttcggtgctttgtAATTCATTTTTATGTGACTCTGCTTACCATAATTCCAGCAATCAAATGTCTGCTCAGACCTTGACTGACTCCTCATATTTCTCGACATATATCtactcttacctcggttgaaatttctatcattacctttTCCCATGTCTTAAACATTCAGAGTAGAtcctttgaacgtttcaccaaaatcaattttacgaacctctttaTCAAGAATACGGTCTAtaacttcaataaatttaagtttataatttccAACAGAGTTGCTAAttgttgccctcataggttctcaACTATtcggtagagatgctaacaaaatcatggaattaacttcatccccaaaatcaatatCAACAGATAACggttgattcacaattgtattaaattcgttcaaatgagtagtgacagaagtatcatcaatcattcttaaattgaagagtcttttcattaaatgtatcttgttgttagcagatgatTTCTCATACATTTCAGATAGATCTTTCATTAGACCCATgatggtcttctcctttgctacattgtgagcaatcGTTTTGGCTAGCGTTAATCAGACAACTCCtgaaacctgtctatcaaggagttttcaTTCATCTTCATCCAtattctctagtttctcactcaaatgAACATGAATCTTCTTTCCGTAGAggtaatcttcaatctgcatccTTTAGAAGGCATAATTTGTTCCATTAAATCTTCCAATACTGTGTTCTATACTGTTCTCGCATGTCATCGTTTCCAATGATCAGATCTAACATTGAAACTCTGATACTAGTTGTTAGAATTTGGATCCTCAAATCTGACCTACTTGAAACgatctgtaaaaatgcaagaaaataagaatacaagaagacacaaatttatagtggttcacttaAATTGAACTACGTCCACTTCAGTCGTCACcatatttcactatgaagaagaagaaagaatacagagttttttgcctcacactttatctctctagaattatgttTTCACCATGTAAAgccttaataataacatatttaaagggtaaacattcaggtaataaaacctaaaaaacTATTGGTAAGACCCAAGCCCAAATTtaaatacaaactcaataaactctaattaattattgtagagtttattacaAGTGTAAGCTCTATAACTCTAAACACGCCTACTTAAAATGCATAGAAATGCGAGATAAGAAGTAtgaataaatgttaaaattatcatttaaaaaagaaaaattgacataaatattcaattagGTTGTTTAGTTGATTATTTGCACATAACCACTGGTCACTAAAATGCCTAATCCGAATCCATAATGGCAAGGGAGGCTTATGTGAAGACTGGTGGTTTAGGGCTcaatatcaatataaatatagatattccCTTTAGGTTGtgtagtttttatttttcttcttttaacaTGATTATGTATTTCCTATAAAGTTAACAAgatatttatatgttttgtaAATCTAACCTTTATCcataattatcaataattattttgccAAATGCGCGTCTAATTAAGTTAGGAAGATTATAAAAGCCGACTATAGAACTcgtaaaaattgattttagtgTATATGATTTAAGAGCGAGACGCTTTCCTTCGCAACCCTTGCTTTTGTGGTTTGTTTTTCATAGGGATTTTGGATTTCGACCAAGGTTTAGTCTCAACGTTTGTCCATCCCATTCCTTTCATTTTCTCCTATTCATCAACAAGACATTCTCCTATTTACTTCAAGGTTTTGTTCCAATAGGGCGTAATTGGGCGAGAGTTTTTCCTTCCTTCAATTCTTCTTTCGACGCCATGTAAGTACTTCTATCGGTGTATATTAATCCCAAATCTACTTCAATAGAAACCGGCTTTGACATTCCCCTTACTTTAGATTCGTTTGTTGTACTTCATTCAGATCTACTCGAAATCTACTCCTCCCGGAACGATTGTGTAAGTAAACATAGAGGAAGATGTCAAAAGCGGCCGCCGTATCAATTGCTAACCCTACAAAAATTGAATCGCGGTAAATCTATATATCTTTAATGGATTCGTTTATTGTGTTTTAATTTCCTTCTCTAATTTATCTTCTTCGATTTTgctaatttatttcatttagtaTTTTAGTATGATTATGTATTGTCTAATTATGTTTCAATATGAGCACAAccaaatttgttttctttatatgCTTGAACATAGTCATCATTCCATTCTTTgcaaatttatgtatttttgtaCCAAATATTGATCAAATCAATAGAATATGTGcctctaattttttttgttaggatGCTAGCAGCTCAGTTTGTTAGGAGACTAATATTTTCATCTTCCCTCTCACATGGAGTGGGggtaatatatatgaaaaatgattgggGAGCACGACTTTGGGGGAGCGACTCATACAGCGAAAGTGGTCTCGCTATTATACGAAAGTGAcctcgttgttatacaaaagagacctcgttgttatacaaaagggacgaggtctcttttgtataaGAGCGAGGTCACTTTAGTATAACAGCAAGGTCACTTTCGTTGTATGAGTCGCTCTCCCAAAGTCGTGCTCCCTATCATTCCTCTATATATATACCCTTCACATTCTATGTGAGACAACACATGGGGGCCCTCTATGTGAGAGGGGTCGTAACAGAGGATCTCATCTAATTACAGTTGGCATCTGCTCCACTCGTTGGACCATTAGATGTTGCTACAACATCAAATCCAAATTTCATATGCTCACAATTGATCATTTTGGTGATGCAAATTCttgtttatttcatttatttgttttgatgTTGTTTATCTGcttattgtgatttttttatgtttccGCCATTTAGATTTTTACATAGAGCATACAATAATTCACTttctttttaacaaaaaaaaaatccaatgattaatgttttaatttgtcTACTTGTAACTTGACTCTTCAAATTAGATGAAAGTTGATttatttaacttcttatatACACTTCATTGATAAAATATGAATTGTTATAGTActacatattattaaatttatcccATTGTGAAGCTTATTAACAATTGactacaaatattaataatttactaTGCAAATATTTCCTGTAGTATCACTACGAAACCGTCTAATTTTACGAACGACCTCCCTTCAAACAACAAGGACTCGAGCCGTGTTAGAATCAACAGTCAACTTCCACCAAAGAAAAGAAGATATCATGTCTCCAAGTTGGACTCATCTAATTTTACCAACGACCTCCCATCAAACAACAAGGACTCAAGCCTTGTTAGAATCAACAGTCGACTTCCACTGAAGAAAAGAAGATATCATGTTTCCAAGTTGGAAGACTACCAAGTAGTAACAAAACAAAGAAGACAAAAGAGACAAATTCAAAGTAAGACTTCATTACTACCCATTGCCTCTACTAATGTTAATTCTAATATTGACCGTGAGAGAGTGCTAAAGATGATAAGGATTCATAAAATTATCTATGATAATTTATTGAATGAGGATAAAGGTACGAACACGAGGGATAAGACTAGGCCATGCACAAGAGCTGCAAACATTGTTAAGGAAAATTTTTTCAAATGTGTACCGATAGTTGGTGCTATCCCGGGGGTAGAAATAGGTGACAAGTTCAATAATAGGACTGAACTTTCCCTTATAGGCCTTCATTTGCCCAAACAACCTGGAATTGCCTCTAATTCCACTACAAACAATAAATGTGAGTTTAGGATATGTGTATCAATAGTTGCTAGCGAAAATGATTATGAGAATGACATGAAAGACCCCAACTATTTGGTCTATTCTGGTCATGGAGGATTGATAAAGAAGAATAAGGGAGAAGGGAAGGATCAAAAACTGAAAGGAGGCAACTTGACTTTGGCGAATagcaaaatccaaaaaaatgaagttagggTGATCCGTGGAAGAATGGAGAATGGGAAGAATGTATACATATACTATGGGTTATATGTGGTAGAAGATTGGTACAAAACTAGAGGGAAATCTGGGAACTTGATTTACAAGTTTTGCTTGAAAAGAATTCCTGGACAGCCACCTATACAAAATGCCTAATGGTGTTAATTATGGGTCATCTTAAGAAGGGTTAAAGATATACTTCGATTTTAAGGTATATGGAGTTGTTGTAATGTCATTTGGTACCTAATTAGTAAGTACTGAATGCTTAAATGTTTATTAGACCAatgtcattttcttttctttgtttggAAGGAGTTGGAACAATATATCTTACATTATTAGTTGTTCATTTGAATTTATCTATTTGTCATGATCCAGCATGTTTTATCTtgtgttttattattatcttatttatgtGAGTTggaattacatatttattattattattattattattattattaaacaaacatatttaaatatattgactAAACAAATA is part of the Impatiens glandulifera chromosome 1, dImpGla2.1, whole genome shotgun sequence genome and encodes:
- the LOC124921764 gene encoding YDG domain-containing protein At5g47150-like: MIRIHKIIYDNLLNEDKGTNTRDKTRPCTRAANIVKENFFKCVPIVGAIPGVEIGDKFNNRTELSLIGLHLPKQPGIASNSTTNNKCEFRICVSIVASENDYENDMKDPNYLVYSGHGGLIKKNKGEGKDQKLKGGNLTLANSKIQKNEVRVIRGRMENGKNVYIYYGLYVVEDWYKTRGKSGNLIYKFCLKRIPGQPPIQNA